The window GGGCTACAGTTCTTTCCTCTAAATGTCAATGAATCTGAATTATACTCAGTAGAAGAAATCAATTACAATAATGATGGCTCTATTGATACATTACGCTATCAAATTCAAGATGAATGGGTTGATTCTATTTCTTTGCAGAATCGTATTAAATTAGAGGGGTATCGCTATAAATTAGATCAGGCTGGTAATAAGGAGATTTTATCTTCAATAGTAAAAGAAAGATCGGACAAATTAGCAAGTTTTAAAATTGGTAATTCTGAAGAAGTAAAGCTTAGTTTTCCTGTTTCGGAAGGGAAATCATGGAATGGACTTCCTCAGGAATTTGAAGAAGATGAATTTGAAATCTTTAAAGCATTTCAACCTTATGAATTAGGAGATCAAACCTTTGAAAGTACTGTTCAAGTCATTCAAGAAGATAATCAAGATTCTGTATCTAATTATGATCAAAGAATTGAAGTATACGCTGCTTCACTAGGCCTTATTTACAAAGTATCCTCTCAATTAGAATTTTGTAGAGAAACAGACTGTTTGGGCTTACAACAAATTGAAATTGGTAGGACAATCCGAATGGAGAGAGTTATAAACTAAGCATCCTCAAGCTAAATTTCATTTCTATATTCATTATTCCATAAAAGCAGCTTAACTTGCAGGCATGTTAGTGTTAGGAAAATGGAATAATTTAAAAATTGTCCGTGAGGCCCCTCAAGGACTATATTTAAGCGATGGCGAGGAAGATGTATTACTACCCAATAAATACGTTCCTCAAAATAAGAATATAGATGATGAAATAGAGGTTTTTATATATAAAGATTCTGCTCAAAGACCTATAGCCACCACCTTAAAACCTTTAGCTGAATTAAATCAAGCTAGTCTTTTTGAAGTAAGACAAGTAACTAAAGTTGGTGCTTTTGTAGATTGGGGATTGGAAAAAGAATTATTGATTCCATTTTCAGAGCAGACCGATGAATTAGAGGTAGGGGACTTAATAGTAGCTTATGTAACACTCGATCCTAAAACAGAGCGAATTGTAGCTTCTATGCATATTGAATCCTTTTTAGAGGAAGGATCTGGTGATTTAGAAGAGGGTCAGGAAGTAGACCTTTTAATATACAGAATTACGGATTTAGGCTATGAAGTCGTAATAAATCAACAGTATAAAGGATTGATATATGAAAATACAGTCTTTGATCCTTTAGATATAGGGATGTCTGGAAAAGGTAAGATCAAATCTATCAGGATAGATGGAAAAATTGATGTTCAATGGAAAGTGGAGAAGGAGGAGAAGCAAAAAGAGATTCTAGAATTATTGAGGGATCATAATGGTTTTATGCCTTATCATGATAAATCTAAACCAGAAGAGATTTATGATATGTTTGGCTTGAGTAAGAAAGAATTTAAAAGACAGATCGGACATCTTTACAAAGAGAAGAAAATTACAATCAAATCTGATGGGATTTATTTAGTATAAATTCGGAATGAGTAAAATACTATACGATAACTGGAAAGAAAACAGCAAAGAATACAAGTCCAATAATAAGGATTTTTATAAAGCATTAAGAAAAAGGAAAAAGCTTGATGATGAGTTCCATGAATTAGATGCTCAAGTATTTGATGAAATGGATTGTTTAGATTGTGCTAATTGCTGTAAAACTACCAGTCCCATTTTCCAGCAGTCTGATATTGAAAGAGTTGCCAAAGCTCTAAAAATGAAGGTCCCGGAATTTATTGACCAGTATTTACATATTGATGAGGACCATGATTACGTCTTAAACTCTTCACCTTGTCCATTTTTAGGATATGATAACAAATGTATTGTGTACAAGAATAGGCCAACAGCATGTAGGGAGTATCCTCATACTAATCGTAAGCGCATGCACCAGATCCTAAATAAGACCTTCAAAAATGCTGAAATATGTCCGGCCGTTTATCATATCCTTGAAAGGATGAAGGAAAGAGTACGTTAACAAGTTTGAATGGTTTACTTGTTGGCATGTTTTAACAGTATCTTATTTATAGCCACTAATTCTAATATAAGTATGTCATTTGTTTTATTTGATTAATTCAATACTAACGTCCAACTTCCATCTTCCAACTATTACCAAATAAATTTCAATACAAAATTGCAATAGATTATATTCGCACGTATGGCAAAATCAGCAGAGCAAATACTGGCCGATCTTAAAAACGGAAATTACGCACCGGTTTATTTCTTACAGGGTGAAGAGCCTTATTTTATTGATTTAATCAGTAATTATATCGAGAAGAATGCTTTAGATGAAAGTGAGAAAGGGTTCAACCAACAAATATTATACGGAAAAGATGTAAAGTTAAATCAAGTTGTTTCTGCTGCCAGATCATTTCCTATGATGGGCCAAAGGCAAGTCATTATTGTCAAGGAAGCTCAGAATTTGGGTGAATTCACTGAAAGCAATTTCGATTTTAGTTTACTTGAAAATTACCTTCAAAGTCCTCAAGCTTCAACGGTTTTAGTATTCTGTTATAAGCATAAAAAGCTCGATAAGAGAAAGAAGATATATAAAAGCTTGCAGCAGCACACTATTCTATTAGAATCTAATAAAATATATGAGAATAAAGTGCCGGATTGGATTCTTCAGTATGTGAAATCAAAAGGACATGGTATTAATAGGCAGGCTCTGATGTTATTAACTGAATATATTGGCAATAACCTAGAGCGCCTATCTAATGAAATTGATAAAGTACTTGTAAACTTTAACGAACCTTCAGAAATAACAGAAGCTTTAATTCAGGAGTATGTTGGTATCAATAAAGATTACAATATATTTGAATTACAATCAGCCATTATTAAGGGGAATGCTTTGAAGGCAAATCGAATTCTTAATTATTTTGCCTCAGACCCCAAAAATCATCCTGCAGTAGTGAATATTGGTTTTCTTCATTCATTTTTCACAAAACTCCTGCTAGTACATCATTCTGGAGATAAAAGTGAAAGAGGTGTAGCGAGTGCAGCTGGAGTAAATCCTTTTTTTGCGAAAGATTATATAGTAGCTGTAAATCGCTACAATCTTGGTAAAACAATTCAGAATCTAAACCATATTTTCCAAGCTGATTTAATGTTTAAGGGAGTAACAGCAAATATCAACGAATCACAGTTGATGAAAGAATTGGTATATAAATTGATGCATTAAGTATATCAATTAAAATAAAAAGCTGATTTAGTAGTTAACTAATCAACAGCTAATACGATTATTTAATATAATTTAGGTATTGCATACAACAGGAAGTATGATTAAAAATATTTTAATAGCAGGAATTCTAATAGCATTCCCATTTACTCTTTTTAGCCAATATGCTTTTGTAAATGAAGGTGAAAATGACATTTACAGTAATGCATTATCTTTATATAAGGATAAACAATATTCTGCTGCTCAACATAAATTCGAAGAATATGTTCAGCATAAAAATGCAGATCAGTTAAAGGCTAAAAATGCAGAATATTACGGTGCCTTAATATCGATTTACCTTTATCAAAATGATGGGGAAAAGAGAATTAAATCCTTTGTAGAATCAAATCCCTCACATCCTAAAGCCCTTGAGGCTTATTTTGAACTGGCAAACTTCTATTTCCGGGAAAAGAATTATGCAAAAGCCATTCAATACTATCAAAAAACCGATGATAGTGTTTTAAATGAAGAGGATCAAAAAGACTATCAATTCAAATTAGCTTATTCCTATTTTAGCAGAAGAGCATTTGATGAAGCATTACCTCTTTTCAATCAATTGAAAAGAAGAAATAATGAGTATCAATCTGCTGCAAATTACTACGCAGGATACATCAATTTTAATCAAGGGAATTTTGATAATGCATTAATTGATTTAGAAAGGGCTGCTGATAATGATACTTACAAAGTCTCTACTGCCAATATGATTGCCAACATCTATTATCAAAAAGGAGATTATAAGGCTTTAATAGAACATGCTGAAACATTACTTCCTCAGTTAAGTAGGATTGATGCTTTGAATATCAAATTGTTAATAGGAGATGCTTATTTCAATCAAAATGATTACAGCAAAGCAAATCAATATTTTCAGGAATACAGGGATGCGAGCAGATCAAAGCTTGATCGGGAATTATTATATCGAATGGGGTATGTAGCCTACCAGCAAAAAGACTTTAAAGAAGCAATTCAATTATTTGAAGAAGTAGGTATAGAAAAAGATTCTCTATCTCAATTTAATGCTTATTATTTAGGAGAGCTATATCTTAAAAATGAGAATTACAGATATGCCGCAAATGCCTATGAGCAAGCAAAATTGCTAGATTTTAATAGGGGCATTACTGAAGAAAGTCACTTTCAACTTGCGAAGCTTTATCTACAAGAATCTAATGTATCAAAAGCAGTTTCTGAATTAAAATCTTTTATATCACAATACCCGAATAGTAATTATGTAACGGAAGCTAAGGAATTATTAAGTGAAGCTTATTTAAATTCAAATGAATACAATCAGGCAATTGAGTTTATAGAGTCCATCCAAAGTAAATCTTTAAAGCTAAAACAAGCCTATCAGAAAGTTACCTTTTTACAGGGTGCAGAATACTTCAACCAGGCGAATTATTTCAGGGCAGTTCAGTTATTTCAGAAATCTGTAGAATATCCTCAGGATAAAACATTATTAGGAGAGACTTACTTTTGGATGGGAGAGTCATATTCCACGGGAAAAAAGTATCAGGACGCCATCAATGCATACCAAAAATCATTTAATTATAGTGTTGAAAATGATGATTGGTTTTTAAGTTTAAATTATGGAATTGCTCATGCATTATATAATGATAAGCAATTTGAGAAAGCATTAGGGTATTTTAATGCTTATGTTAAAAATGGAAGAAAATTAATTTACTATCAAGATGCTTTAATTCGATTAGCGGATTGTTATTATGTGACTAAATCTTATGAATTAGCATTAGATTATTATCAAAGGGCGATAGGTGAGAAGAATGCTAATATTGATTATGCTTATTTTCAAAAAGGAGTTATTAATGCGATAAATGGAAAAAATACTTTAGCGAACCAGAGTTTTGATAAGATAATAAATGACTATAAAAACTCGAATTATTACGACAATGCGATTTTTCAAAAAGCGCAATTGGCATTTGAATCCGGGCAGTACCAAACTGCAATTAATGGGTTTACAAATCTTTTGAAAAATCTACCACAAAGTCCTTTAAGACCCTATTCATATGCTAAAAGAGCGCTTGCCTATTTTAATTTACAGCAATATGAAAAAGCTGAAGGTGACTATAAGCTAATCCTTAATAATTATTTGACTCATTCCACAGCAAATGGTGCATTAGCCGGTTTGCAGGAATTATATGGCATTATGAATAAGGAGGAAGATCTTGATCAATATCTAACAGCCTATAAAAATGCTAATCCGAATGATGGGGAAGTAACTAAAATTGAATTTGATGCTGCTCAGTCATTGTATTTTAATCAAAAGTACGATCGTGCCATTGCTTCTTTTCAAGCTTACATTAACAATTATCCTGATCATTCATTGACAGCAGATGCTAAATACTATCTAGCGGATTCCTATTACCGAAATAACCAATTCAATGAAGCCTTGGATCTATTTTACGAGGTAGTTGAATCCAATAATACGGCTTTTAATAAAAGATCAATTCTTAAAATAGCAGAAATAGAATTACAGAATAAAGCCTATGATAAAGCAAGATTATACTTCTCAAAATTACTAGATAATTCAGAGAATAAGAAAGATAAATTCAATGCTTATACGGGTTTAATGGAGATTGCTAAATCTCAATCTGATTATAGTAAAATGATTTATTATGCTGATTTAATTATAAAAGAAGCAGCCGTTAATGCTAATGCGGTTAATGAAGCCTATTTAAATAAGGGAATGGCTAACTATTATCAAGGAAAGTATGATGAAGCAAAAGTGAGTTTCCAAAATGCTGTAAATGCAGCAAAGGATGAATATGCGGCTGAATCAAAATATATGATATCCTTGATGCAATATAATTCTGAGGAATATCAGGAATCCATCAATACCTTGTTTGAGTTGAATAAAACGTATAATTCTTATTCAACATGGTTAGGCAAATCATTTTTATTAATAGCGGATAATTATTATGCAATGAGAGAGTCTTTTCAGGCTAAGGCAACCTTGAATTCTATTATTGAGAATTCAGATTCTAAAATTTTAAAAGATGAAGCTCAATTAAAGCTTGATTTGATTAAAGAGGAGGAGGCCAGGCTAGATGGGATTGAAACGGATAATATTTCAAGTGAAAAGAATGATAGCATTAGCAACTCATTAGAAATGAATGAAGTAATTGAAAATGACTCAACGAAGAATTAATATGTTAAAATATGTTTTAATTGTCATTTTAAGCTTTCCAATAGCTGTTTTAGCTCA is drawn from Marivirga arenosa and contains these coding sequences:
- a CDS encoding CvfB family protein, with product MLVLGKWNNLKIVREAPQGLYLSDGEEDVLLPNKYVPQNKNIDDEIEVFIYKDSAQRPIATTLKPLAELNQASLFEVRQVTKVGAFVDWGLEKELLIPFSEQTDELEVGDLIVAYVTLDPKTERIVASMHIESFLEEGSGDLEEGQEVDLLIYRITDLGYEVVINQQYKGLIYENTVFDPLDIGMSGKGKIKSIRIDGKIDVQWKVEKEEKQKEILELLRDHNGFMPYHDKSKPEEIYDMFGLSKKEFKRQIGHLYKEKKITIKSDGIYLV
- a CDS encoding YkgJ family cysteine cluster protein — its product is MSKILYDNWKENSKEYKSNNKDFYKALRKRKKLDDEFHELDAQVFDEMDCLDCANCCKTTSPIFQQSDIERVAKALKMKVPEFIDQYLHIDEDHDYVLNSSPCPFLGYDNKCIVYKNRPTACREYPHTNRKRMHQILNKTFKNAEICPAVYHILERMKERVR
- the holA gene encoding DNA polymerase III subunit delta; the protein is MAKSAEQILADLKNGNYAPVYFLQGEEPYFIDLISNYIEKNALDESEKGFNQQILYGKDVKLNQVVSAARSFPMMGQRQVIIVKEAQNLGEFTESNFDFSLLENYLQSPQASTVLVFCYKHKKLDKRKKIYKSLQQHTILLESNKIYENKVPDWILQYVKSKGHGINRQALMLLTEYIGNNLERLSNEIDKVLVNFNEPSEITEALIQEYVGINKDYNIFELQSAIIKGNALKANRILNYFASDPKNHPAVVNIGFLHSFFTKLLLVHHSGDKSERGVASAAGVNPFFAKDYIVAVNRYNLGKTIQNLNHIFQADLMFKGVTANINESQLMKELVYKLMH
- a CDS encoding tetratricopeptide repeat protein, coding for MIKNILIAGILIAFPFTLFSQYAFVNEGENDIYSNALSLYKDKQYSAAQHKFEEYVQHKNADQLKAKNAEYYGALISIYLYQNDGEKRIKSFVESNPSHPKALEAYFELANFYFREKNYAKAIQYYQKTDDSVLNEEDQKDYQFKLAYSYFSRRAFDEALPLFNQLKRRNNEYQSAANYYAGYINFNQGNFDNALIDLERAADNDTYKVSTANMIANIYYQKGDYKALIEHAETLLPQLSRIDALNIKLLIGDAYFNQNDYSKANQYFQEYRDASRSKLDRELLYRMGYVAYQQKDFKEAIQLFEEVGIEKDSLSQFNAYYLGELYLKNENYRYAANAYEQAKLLDFNRGITEESHFQLAKLYLQESNVSKAVSELKSFISQYPNSNYVTEAKELLSEAYLNSNEYNQAIEFIESIQSKSLKLKQAYQKVTFLQGAEYFNQANYFRAVQLFQKSVEYPQDKTLLGETYFWMGESYSTGKKYQDAINAYQKSFNYSVENDDWFLSLNYGIAHALYNDKQFEKALGYFNAYVKNGRKLIYYQDALIRLADCYYVTKSYELALDYYQRAIGEKNANIDYAYFQKGVINAINGKNTLANQSFDKIINDYKNSNYYDNAIFQKAQLAFESGQYQTAINGFTNLLKNLPQSPLRPYSYAKRALAYFNLQQYEKAEGDYKLILNNYLTHSTANGALAGLQELYGIMNKEEDLDQYLTAYKNANPNDGEVTKIEFDAAQSLYFNQKYDRAIASFQAYINNYPDHSLTADAKYYLADSYYRNNQFNEALDLFYEVVESNNTAFNKRSILKIAEIELQNKAYDKARLYFSKLLDNSENKKDKFNAYTGLMEIAKSQSDYSKMIYYADLIIKEAAVNANAVNEAYLNKGMANYYQGKYDEAKVSFQNAVNAAKDEYAAESKYMISLMQYNSEEYQESINTLFELNKTYNSYSTWLGKSFLLIADNYYAMRESFQAKATLNSIIENSDSKILKDEAQLKLDLIKEEEARLDGIETDNISSEKNDSISNSLEMNEVIENDSTKN